In the Paramormyrops kingsleyae isolate MSU_618 chromosome 6, PKINGS_0.4, whole genome shotgun sequence genome, one interval contains:
- the tmem51a gene encoding transmembrane protein 51a, whose protein sequence is MCFSGRPSPSPSPSTGGSSSGSQYALCALGVGLIALGVVMIAWSMVPSEATRNSSRPGGGGLEAKGRTSSVAFILAGGGVGMLMLSFCLGVRNKQHRQQWEGQTPEPQFQDHISAVEQGNSASVARELAASYDVPSYEEAVGSGQYPVRQSNLRHSASQLPSYDDLVDSREDWGPEDNSTDGHGPLPDSAPTSQVGRQHSRTGRKLLPLKVRRIKSEKLHLEHPPLQAGPLTIEPLTPPPQYEEKLPEL, encoded by the exons ATGTGCTTCAGCGGCCGGCCCTCGCCCAGCCCCTCGCCCAGCACGGGGGGCAGCAGCTCGGGGTCCCAGTACGCCCTGTGCGCCTTGGGCGTGGGGCTTATTGCCCTGGGCGTGGTCATGATCGCGTGGAGCATGGTGCCCTCCGAAGCCACGCGTAACAGCAGCCGGCCAGGAGGGGGCGGCCTGGAGGCCAAGGGCCGCACCTCGTCGGTGGCCTTCATCCTGGCGGGCGGCGGCGTGGGCATGCTCATGCTGTCCTTCTGCCTGGGCGTGCGCAACAAGCAGCACCGGCAGCAGTGGGAGGGCCAGACCCCGGAGCCACAGTTCCAGGATCACATCAGTGCTGTGGAGCAGGGCAACAGCGCCTCCGT GGCGAGGGAGCTGGCTGCCAGCTATGACGTGCCGAGCTACGAAGAGGCAGTGGGCAGCGGCCAGTACCCGGTGCGGCAGAGCAACCTGCGTCACAGCGCCTCCCAGCTACCGTCCTATGACGACCTGGTGGACTCCCGGGAGGACTGGGGCCCCGAGGACAATTCCACCGACGGTCACGGTCCTTTGCCGGATTCGGCTCCTACCAGCCAGGTGGGACGGCAGCACAGCCGGACCGGACGCAAGCTCCTCCCCCTCAAGGTGCGCCGGATCAAGTCTGAAAAGCTGCATCTGGAACACCCTCCCCTGCAGGCTGGTCCTCTGACCATCGAACCGCTCACCCCCCCTCCGCAGTATGAGGAAAAGCTCCCCGAGCTCTGA